The Salvelinus alpinus chromosome 35, SLU_Salpinus.1, whole genome shotgun sequence genome window below encodes:
- the LOC139564375 gene encoding ribonuclease ZC3H12A-like isoform X2 has protein sequence MDQAFPSLQTPVTGPFEPNPGELQLRVDFFRKLGYSPMEVRAALLKLGLSTDTNSVLGELVRSEASTSTSNSTIPESGDDTTGPTSHTGSSMASSRTHGPQRDRPVPSLEDRKDTDSGLKPIVIDGSNVAMRGIELAVIYFLDRGHSTVIVFVPSWRKEQPRPDVPITDQHILMELEKKKIVVFTPSRRVGGKRVVCYDDRFIVKHAYESDGVIVSNDTYRDLQGERPEWKRCIEERLLMYSFVNDKFMPPDDPLGRHGPSLENFLRKKPLLPEHKRQLCPYGKKCTYGVKCKFYHPERTHQSHSSLADELREKARLSSAKEDRNPMMSHLRGHQSDPGSFPSYSLENDLEHRLTLEPRGSLREGPKSQVTENMLLYWDGLRSSRNQQARSPTAVGQGQMDWPSMLSPSTTTDLPYASISHECLDSGFGSYESQSQYSDVSQGHSKAFRPRQQQQQGFPSGSRHPGMHPESLAQDSPQPCRCFHLAPSSGPQQQHHSNPHLNSHSQSQPRYDTYSPPLFPPNMHHYSLPCNFQQDGVGAHHFHPHQHPQKYWSDPFHGGVPQARASCSLPPGPHLHQPPTPHGAPHSSYRDQQELDSWAQPPPPSAFDTEREELRKKLQAIFNPHQVDTVMGMFPHMMDAQKLAAEILNLKSQRGAF, from the exons ATGGACCAGGCCTTTCCCAGCCTCCAGACCCCAGTCACTGGTCCGTTTGAACCCAACCCAGGAGAGCTCCAGCTCAGGGTGGACTTCTTCAGAAAGTTGGGCTACTCCCCCATGGAGGTTCGGGCCGCCCTGCTTAAGCTAGGCCTGAGTACTGACACCAACTCTGTACTGGGGGAGCTGGTCCGCAGTGAAGCCAGCACTAGTACTTCTAACTCAACCATCCCTGAGAGTGGTGACGATACTACTGGCCCCACAAGCCACACAGGCTCCAGCATGGCCTCCTCTAGGACCCATGGcccccagagagacagaccagtcCCATCACTGGAAGACAGGAAGGACACAGACAGTGGACTGAAACCTATCGTTATTGACGGCAGCAATGTGGCCATGAG GGGAATTGAGTTGGCAGTGATCTATTTCCTGGATAGAGGTCACTCAACCGTCATTGTGTTTGTACCGTCATGGCGCAAGGAGCAGCCCAGGCCTGATGTCCCCATCACAG ACCAACACATTCTAATGGAGCTGGAGAAGAAGAAGATAGTGGTCTTCACTCCCTCGAGACGCGTCGGTGGTAAAAGGGTGGTCTGCTACGACGACCGTTTTATTGTGAAGCATGCCTACGAGTCGGACGGCGTGATCGTGTCCAACGACACCTATAGGGACCTGCAGGGAGAGCGTCCGGAGTGGAAGCGCTGTATCGAGGAGAGGCTGCTTATGTACTCTTTCGTCAATGACAA ATTCATGCCCCCAGATGACCCGCTTGGCCGTCATGGTCCCAGTCTGGAGAACTTCCTGAGGAAGAAGCCTCTGCTGCCAGAACACAAGCGCCAACTCTGTCCTTATG GTAAAAAGTGCACCTACGGTGTAAAGTGTAAGTTCTACCACCCTGAGCGCACTCACCAATCCCACTCCTCGTTGGCTGACGAGCTAAGGGAGAAGGCAAGGCTCTCCTCGGCAAAAGAGGACCGGAATCCCATGATGTCACACCTGAGGGGCCACCAGTCCGACCCGGGATCCTTTCCCTCCTATTCTCTGGAGAATGACCTGGAGCACAGGCTGACGTTAGAGCCCCGCGGTTCCCTGAGGGAGGGTCCCAAGAGCCAGGTAACTGAGAACATGTTGCTATACTGGGATGGGTTGCGCTCCAGTAGGAACCAGCAGGCCCGCAGCCCCACAGCAGTAGGCCAAGGACAGATGGACTGGCCAAGTATGCTCTCCCCATCCACTACTACTGACCTCCCCTATGCCAGCATCTCCCATGAGTGCCTGGACTCTGGTTTTGGCTCCTATGAGAGCCAGAGCCAGTACTCGGATGTGTCCCAAGGACACAGCAAGGCCTTCAGGCCcaggcagcagcaacagcagggcTTCCCCTCTGGTTCCAGACATCCAGGCATGCATCCAGAGAGTCTGGCCCAGGACAGCCCCCAGCCCTGCAGGTGTTTCCATTTGGCTCCATCCTCGGGTCCCCAGCAGCAGCACCACAGCAACCCACACCTCAATTCCCACTCCCAATCCCAGCCGAGGTATGACACCTACTCGCCTCCTCTGTTCCCACCCAACATGCACCACTACAGCCTCCCCTGCAACTTCCAGCAAGATGGGGTGGGGGCACACCATTTCCACCCCCATCAGCACCCCCAGAAGTACTGGTCAGACCCCTTCCATGGCGGGGTCCCCCAGGCTAGGGCGTCCTGTAGCCTCCCCCCCGGCCCCCACCTCCATCAGCCCCCTACCCCGCATGGAGCCCCCCACTCATCTTACAGGGATCAGCAGGAACTCGACTCCTGGGCCCAGCCACCTCCACCTTCTGCctttgacacagagagagaggagctccgTAAGAAACTGCAGGCCATCTTCAACCCCCACCAGGTGGATACGGTCATGGGAATGTTCCCTCACATGATGGATGCCCAGAAGCTGGCTGCAGAGATCCTCAACCTCAAATCTCAGAGAGGTGCCTTCTGA
- the LOC139564375 gene encoding ribonuclease ZC3H12A-like isoform X1, producing MDQAFPSLQTPVTGPFEPNPGELQLRVDFFRKLGYSPMEVRAALLKLGLSTDTNSVLGELVRSEASTSTSNSTIPESGDDTTGPTSHTGSSMASSRTHGPQRDRPVPSLEDRKDTDSGLKPIVIDGSNVAMSHGNKQVFSCRGIELAVIYFLDRGHSTVIVFVPSWRKEQPRPDVPITDQHILMELEKKKIVVFTPSRRVGGKRVVCYDDRFIVKHAYESDGVIVSNDTYRDLQGERPEWKRCIEERLLMYSFVNDKFMPPDDPLGRHGPSLENFLRKKPLLPEHKRQLCPYGKKCTYGVKCKFYHPERTHQSHSSLADELREKARLSSAKEDRNPMMSHLRGHQSDPGSFPSYSLENDLEHRLTLEPRGSLREGPKSQVTENMLLYWDGLRSSRNQQARSPTAVGQGQMDWPSMLSPSTTTDLPYASISHECLDSGFGSYESQSQYSDVSQGHSKAFRPRQQQQQGFPSGSRHPGMHPESLAQDSPQPCRCFHLAPSSGPQQQHHSNPHLNSHSQSQPRYDTYSPPLFPPNMHHYSLPCNFQQDGVGAHHFHPHQHPQKYWSDPFHGGVPQARASCSLPPGPHLHQPPTPHGAPHSSYRDQQELDSWAQPPPPSAFDTEREELRKKLQAIFNPHQVDTVMGMFPHMMDAQKLAAEILNLKSQRGAF from the exons ATGGACCAGGCCTTTCCCAGCCTCCAGACCCCAGTCACTGGTCCGTTTGAACCCAACCCAGGAGAGCTCCAGCTCAGGGTGGACTTCTTCAGAAAGTTGGGCTACTCCCCCATGGAGGTTCGGGCCGCCCTGCTTAAGCTAGGCCTGAGTACTGACACCAACTCTGTACTGGGGGAGCTGGTCCGCAGTGAAGCCAGCACTAGTACTTCTAACTCAACCATCCCTGAGAGTGGTGACGATACTACTGGCCCCACAAGCCACACAGGCTCCAGCATGGCCTCCTCTAGGACCCATGGcccccagagagacagaccagtcCCATCACTGGAAGACAGGAAGGACACAGACAGTGGACTGAAACCTATCGTTATTGACGGCAGCAATGTGGCCATGAG TCATGGTAACAAACAAGTGTTCTCCTGTAGGGGAATTGAGTTGGCAGTGATCTATTTCCTGGATAGAGGTCACTCAACCGTCATTGTGTTTGTACCGTCATGGCGCAAGGAGCAGCCCAGGCCTGATGTCCCCATCACAG ACCAACACATTCTAATGGAGCTGGAGAAGAAGAAGATAGTGGTCTTCACTCCCTCGAGACGCGTCGGTGGTAAAAGGGTGGTCTGCTACGACGACCGTTTTATTGTGAAGCATGCCTACGAGTCGGACGGCGTGATCGTGTCCAACGACACCTATAGGGACCTGCAGGGAGAGCGTCCGGAGTGGAAGCGCTGTATCGAGGAGAGGCTGCTTATGTACTCTTTCGTCAATGACAA ATTCATGCCCCCAGATGACCCGCTTGGCCGTCATGGTCCCAGTCTGGAGAACTTCCTGAGGAAGAAGCCTCTGCTGCCAGAACACAAGCGCCAACTCTGTCCTTATG GTAAAAAGTGCACCTACGGTGTAAAGTGTAAGTTCTACCACCCTGAGCGCACTCACCAATCCCACTCCTCGTTGGCTGACGAGCTAAGGGAGAAGGCAAGGCTCTCCTCGGCAAAAGAGGACCGGAATCCCATGATGTCACACCTGAGGGGCCACCAGTCCGACCCGGGATCCTTTCCCTCCTATTCTCTGGAGAATGACCTGGAGCACAGGCTGACGTTAGAGCCCCGCGGTTCCCTGAGGGAGGGTCCCAAGAGCCAGGTAACTGAGAACATGTTGCTATACTGGGATGGGTTGCGCTCCAGTAGGAACCAGCAGGCCCGCAGCCCCACAGCAGTAGGCCAAGGACAGATGGACTGGCCAAGTATGCTCTCCCCATCCACTACTACTGACCTCCCCTATGCCAGCATCTCCCATGAGTGCCTGGACTCTGGTTTTGGCTCCTATGAGAGCCAGAGCCAGTACTCGGATGTGTCCCAAGGACACAGCAAGGCCTTCAGGCCcaggcagcagcaacagcagggcTTCCCCTCTGGTTCCAGACATCCAGGCATGCATCCAGAGAGTCTGGCCCAGGACAGCCCCCAGCCCTGCAGGTGTTTCCATTTGGCTCCATCCTCGGGTCCCCAGCAGCAGCACCACAGCAACCCACACCTCAATTCCCACTCCCAATCCCAGCCGAGGTATGACACCTACTCGCCTCCTCTGTTCCCACCCAACATGCACCACTACAGCCTCCCCTGCAACTTCCAGCAAGATGGGGTGGGGGCACACCATTTCCACCCCCATCAGCACCCCCAGAAGTACTGGTCAGACCCCTTCCATGGCGGGGTCCCCCAGGCTAGGGCGTCCTGTAGCCTCCCCCCCGGCCCCCACCTCCATCAGCCCCCTACCCCGCATGGAGCCCCCCACTCATCTTACAGGGATCAGCAGGAACTCGACTCCTGGGCCCAGCCACCTCCACCTTCTGCctttgacacagagagagaggagctccgTAAGAAACTGCAGGCCATCTTCAACCCCCACCAGGTGGATACGGTCATGGGAATGTTCCCTCACATGATGGATGCCCAGAAGCTGGCTGCAGAGATCCTCAACCTCAAATCTCAGAGAGGTGCCTTCTGA